The genomic stretch TCGCCGTCACCCGCCGCCGCGCGGTCTCCTGAACCGCACCCCGCCCAGGGCCGGCTCTCCTTCCGGGAGCCGGCCCGGTCGCATGTGCGCCTAGGACAGGGTGCGGATGCGGCGGGTGGTCTCGACCCGGGCCGCGAGGCCGGCATCCGAGGGGTAGCCGATCTCGACGAGGGTCAGGCCGTGGGCGGGGGCCACGGTGATCTCGCTGCTGCGGTCGGCGCGGGCCAGCTGCGCGGCCGGCCAGTCCGGCGGCCGGCGCCCCTCGCCGACCGCGAGCAGCGCGCCGACCAGGCTGCGCACCATCGAGTGGCAGAACGCGTCGGCCCGGACGGTCGCGGTCAGCACGCCGTCCGCGCCGCGGACCCAGTCCAGCTGCTGCAGCGCCCGGATCGTGGTCGCGCCGTCCCGCCGCCGGCAGAACGCGGCGAAGTCGTGCTCGCCGAGCAGCCGGTCGGACGCCGCCTGCATCGCGTCCCGGTCCAGCGGCCGGGGCCAGCTCAGCGTGTCGTACCGGCGCAGCGGGTCGGCCGCCGCCGGGTCGTCCACCACCCGGTACGCGTACCGCCGCCAGATCGCGGCGAACCGGGCGTCGAACCCGGCCGGCGCCGGCTCGAGGGAACGGACCCGGACGTCGGCCGGCAGCATCCCGGCCAGTCGCCGCACCAGCCCCAGCGCCAGCGCGTCGGGCGGCAGGTCGGCGTGCGCGACCTGACCCACGGCGTGCACGCCCGCGTCCGTACGGCCGGCGACGGTGAGCGCGACCGGCACCCGCAGCACCCGGGCCAGCGCCTGCTCCAGCTCGCCCTGCACGGTCCGCCGCCCGGGCTGCGTGGCCCAGCCGGAGAACCCGCCCCCGTCGTACGCGATCGAGAGCCGGACACGGACGAGCCCGCCGTCCCCGGAGGGAGCGGCGGGCTCGTCGTCGTACGGCATGGTCAGGACTTCGCGGAGTCCCCGTCCTCGGCGGACTCCTCAGTGGAGTCCTCGGCGGGCTCCTCGATGGAGTCCTCGGTGGAGTCCTCAGTGGACTCCGCAGCGGCGTCCGCGTCCGCCGCGTCCAGCTCGTCAGCCTCGGCAGAAGCAGAAGCGTCCTCCGCCTCCTCGGCCTCGATCTCGGCCGCCTCGGCCAGGTCGGCCCCGGCCGCGCCGCCGCCCGCCGCCGCACCCGCGGCCCGGGCCCGCGCCCGGCGGGACTGGAACCGGGTACCCCGGGCCCGCTCCGCCTCGCCGACCGCCTCCTGCGCCACGGTCATCCCCTCGACGAGCGAGATGACCGCCATCGGCGCGTTGTCGCCCTTGCGCGGGCCGGCCTTGATGATGCGGGTGTAGCCACCCGGCCGCTGCGCGAACCGCGGGCCGATCTCCGCGAACAGCGTGTGCACCACGTCCTTGTCCCGCACCACGGTCATCACCCGGCGCCGCGCGGGCAGGTCACCCTGCTTGGCGAAGGTGATCAGGCGCTCGGCCAGCGGTCGCAGCCGCTTGGCTTTGGCCTCCGTGGTGGTGATCGAGCCGTGCTGGAACAGGGACGTGGCCAGGTTCGCCAGCATCAGTCGCTGGTGCGCCGGGCTACCGCCGAGACGGGGCCCCTTGGTGGGCTGAGGCATGACGAAGAATCTCCTGGTGGGAAGGGAAAACTAGAGCTGCTCGGTCTCGGCGTAGTCCGAGTCGCCGGCGTTGTCGTAGTCGTCGGTGCCGTAGGTGTCCACGACGTTCGACGGGTCGAACCCGGGCGGGCTGTCCTTGAGCGCGAGGCCCATCTGCGCGAGCTTCATCTTGACCTCGT from Mycobacteriales bacterium encodes the following:
- a CDS encoding DNA-directed RNA polymerase subunit alpha C-terminal domain-containing protein; amino-acid sequence: SYNCLKREGIHTVGELISRSEADLLDIRNFGAKSIDEVKMKLAQMGLALKDSPPGFDPSNVVDTYGTDDYDNAGDSDYAETEQL
- the truA gene encoding tRNA pseudouridine(38-40) synthase TruA is translated as MPYDDEPAAPSGDGGLVRVRLSIAYDGGGFSGWATQPGRRTVQGELEQALARVLRVPVALTVAGRTDAGVHAVGQVAHADLPPDALALGLVRRLAGMLPADVRVRSLEPAPAGFDARFAAIWRRYAYRVVDDPAAADPLRRYDTLSWPRPLDRDAMQAASDRLLGEHDFAAFCRRRDGATTIRALQQLDWVRGADGVLTATVRADAFCHSMVRSLVGALLAVGEGRRPPDWPAAQLARADRSSEITVAPAHGLTLVEIGYPSDAGLAARVETTRRIRTLS
- the rplQ gene encoding 50S ribosomal protein L17; protein product: MPQPTKGPRLGGSPAHQRLMLANLATSLFQHGSITTTEAKAKRLRPLAERLITFAKQGDLPARRRVMTVVRDKDVVHTLFAEIGPRFAQRPGGYTRIIKAGPRKGDNAPMAVISLVEGMTVAQEAVGEAERARGTRFQSRRARARAAGAAAGGGAAGADLAEAAEIEAEEAEDASASAEADELDAADADAAAESTEDSTEDSIEEPAEDSTEESAEDGDSAKS